Proteins from one Bombyx mori chromosome 1, ASM3026992v2 genomic window:
- the LOC101737840 gene encoding sushi, von Willebrand factor type A, EGF and pentraxin domain-containing protein 1 codes for MLLCLVIWSVLLAPTLSQERRCGHPAVPPNARVSIPNEENIVAGTIAVYECDEGYELFGARQRECTLRGDWTLEPPFCGTNVAFRKPANQSTTVRGGAAANGNDGEKTTEHDRKRCTETQREASPWWQVDLLRHYAIKVVRVTTRGCCGHQPLQELEIRVGNSSSDLQRNPLCAWFPGTIDEGVTKTFTCARPLIGQHVFLQLVGVEGSLSLCEVEVFTTEEFSNDRCAPAGAPADIELAAFSRNCYEFNVARGGSFDEARKQCQSHGGDLIHGFQGATSSFLTQELERRKAQLKTQLVWIGAQKEPGLTSRTWQWVDGELVSKPSWGKDQPNNYNGEQNCVVLDGGRGWLWNDVGCNLDYLHWICQYLPPTCGSPDKLLNTTILGNDYDVGSRIVYKCPEGHMLLGDKSRHCKKDGFWSGAPPSCKYVNCGGLTPIEDGDVALIDNRTTHGARALYSCRENFTLVGNPERTCGDEGIWDGEAPRCLFDWCPDPPAVSNASVTVNGHKAGSLASYTCENGHILSGSTSVTCTLGGAWSGVPPSCKYVNCGTPTIHKGSFVLINGTTTYGSIAQFTCEPDYWLNGAEELVCNRDGKWSYDIPSCELTSCPEPEVPSGGYMEAFDYYVHSTINFHCEAGHKLIGEPNLVCQQDGEWSGDSPTCEYIDCGKLPTLPYGTMELLNGTTHLGSVIQYSCTTNYRLVGPVRRTCTEEFQWSDSSPRCEEIRCSDPIVAEKSIVSVTGNDRSHGHTLIRTSDNRDVGNTYRIGALVKYRCEKGYKVIGESLSTCEDNGQWSGTTPTCQYVDCGNPGRIENGKVTLPSNATFYGATAFYQCDENWELEGVIRRMCQENGTWSLEPPICKEITCPDPSAQIKAGSGLLVVTSTLSIGGEAHYQCERGYNLKGHQTRTCISKGQWNGTVPVCIPIDCRSPGNIENGKIVISNGSTLFGSSVEYYCLSQYQRVGPFLRKCLDDGRWSGEEPSCELATNEAVDSGTLPLSVGVGCGVVLFLLMLLGIVYLRLRKATPVKNTENIEGAERKEDQSAAVMSYATLHDASGRHIYDHVSDNVYDSPYSEQITDNVAYGRRGDTDSAYEPEPTGPNAVITINGVAVR; via the exons AGCGTCGCTGTGGTCATCCTGCAGTACCGCCAAACGCAAGAGTATCAATACCCAATGAAGAAAACATCGTTGCTGGAACCATAGCCGTCTATGAATGCGACGAAGGATATGAACTGTTCGGAGCTCGCCAGCGGGAGTGCACCTTAAGAGGAGACTGGACCCTAGAACCGCCTTTCTGTG GAACGAATGTGGCCTTCAGGAAGCCTGCCAATCAGTCTACAACGGTTCGAGGAGGTGCAGCAGCTAATGGCAACGATGGAGAGAAAACCACTGAGCATGACCGCAAGAGGTGCACGGAGACACAGCGAGAAGCGTCTCCGTGGTGGCAAGTTGATCTGCTCAGGCATTATGCTATCAAGGTCGTCAGGGTCACAACACGAGGCTGCTGTG GCCATCAACCTCTTCAAGAGTTGGAGATCAGAGTCGGAAACAGCAGTTCTGACCTCCAGCGGAACCCTCTATGTGCCTGGTTTCCTGGAACTATTG ACGAAGGCGTTACGAAAACGTTCACGTGCGCTCGACCTCTGATCGGGCAGCACGTGTTTCTGCAACTGGTTGGTGTCGAGGGCTCCTTATCGCTTTGCGAAGTTGAAGTTTTTACAACAGAAG AATTTTCGAACGATCGATGCGCTCCGGCCGGCGCCCCCGCTGATATTGAATTGGCTGCGTTCTCCAGAAACTGTTATGAGTTCAACGTTGCCAGGGGGGGCTCGTTCGACGAAGCCAGGAAGCAATGTCAATCACATGGTGGCGATTTAATACACGGCTTTCAG GGTGCCACGTCGAGTTTCCTCACTCAAGAACTGGAGCGTCGTAAAGCACAGTTAAAAACACAGTTGGTCTGGATCGGAGCCCAAAAGGAGCCGGGCCTCACATCTCGAACCTGGCAATGGGTGGATG GCGAATTAGTTTCGAAGCCGAGCTGGGGTAAAGACCAGCCTAATAATTACAACGGGGAACAGAACTGCGTTGTCCTGGACGGCGGGAGAGGCTGGTTGTGGAACGACGTTGGCTGCAACCTCGATTACTTGCACTGGATCTGCCAGTACC TGCCTCCCACGTGCGGCAGTCCGGATAAACTACTGAATACTACCATACTCGGAAACGATTATGATGTTGGATCAAGAATTGTCTACAAGTGCCCCGAAGGTCATATGTTGCTCGGCGACAAAAGCAGGCACTGCAAGAAAGACGGGTTCTGGTCTGGAGCACCTCCCAGCTGTAAAT ATGTAAATTGTGGGGGTCTAACGCCGATCGAAGACGGAGATGTGGCTCTTATTGACAACAGAACAACCCACGGGGCTAGAGCTCTTTACTCCTGCCGCGAAAACTTCACCTTAGTCGGAAACCCTGAAAGAACCTGCGGTGATGAAGGTATTTGGGATGGAGAGGCTCCGAGATGCCTGTTCGACTGGTGTCCCGATCCTCCCGCCGTCTCCAACGCCTCAGTGACTGTCAATGGACACAAAGCGGGTTCTTTGGCTTCGTATACGTGTGAAAATGGCCATATTCTTTCCGGGTCAACG AGCGTCACTTGCACCCTCGGTGGTGCTTGGTCAGGAGTACCTCCGTCCTGTAAATACGTCAACTGTGGAACCCCGACAATTCACAAGGGCTCTTTTGTACTCATCAACGGAACCACCACATATGGCTCCATTGCCCAGTTCACATGCGAGCCCGACTACTGGTTGAACGGAGCTGAAGAGCTGGTTTGCAATAGGGACGGCAAGTGGTCGTATGACATCCCATCTTGTGAAT TGACATCGTGTCCAGAGCCAGAAGTACCTTCCGGCGGTTACATGGAGGCTTTCGATTACTACGTGCACTCAACAATAAACTTCCACTGCGAAGCGGGACATAAGCTGATAGGGGAACCCAATCTCGTTTGCCAGCAAGACGGAGAATGGTCAGGGGATTCGCCGACATGTGAAT ATATCGATTGCGGGAAATTGCCAACATTGCCGTACGGCACAATGGAACTGTTAAACGGAACGACCCACCTGGGAAGCGTCATTCAGTACTCATGCACGACCAACTACAGACTTGTTGGTCCAGTAAGGAGGACCTGCACCGAAGAATTTCAATGGAGCGATTCTTCGCCCAGATGTGAAG AAATCCGATGTTCCGATCCGATAGTGGCCGAGAAGAGCATAGTATCCGTGACCGGTAACGATAGGAGCCATGGGCACACGCTGATCAGGACGTCTGACAACAGAGACGTCGGAAACACTTACCGTATTGGAGCGCTTGTGAAGTACAGATGTGAGAAAGGATACAAAGTGATCGGAGAGAGCTTATCGACTTGTGAAGATAATGGACAGTGGAGTGGAACAACGCCAACCTGCCAAT ACGTCGACTGCGGCAATCCAGGACGAATCGAGAATGGCAAAGTGACTCTTCCATCGAACGCCACATTCTATGGGGCCACCGCTTTCTACCAATGTGATGAAAACTGGGAGCTGGAGGGCGTGATCAGGAGAATGTGCCAAGAGAATGGGACTTGGAGTTTGGAGCCTCCCATTTGCAAAG AGATCACCTGCCCGGACCCATCGGCCCAAATCAAGGCCGGATCTGGTCTGTTAGTTGTTACGTCGACCCTCAGCATTGGGGGAGAGGCCCATTACCAGTGCGAGAGAGGTTACAACCTCAAAGGTCACCAGACAAGAACCTGCATATCGAAAGGACAGTGGAATGGAACTGTGCCTGTTTGCATAC CAATCGACTGTAGGTCACCGGGAAATATAGAGAACGGTAAAATCGTCATCTCTAACGGCTCCACGCTGTTCGGAAGCTCCGTGGAATATTACTGTCTATCCCAATACCAGCGAGTTGGACCTTTCTTGAGAAAGTGTCTGGATGACGGTCGCTGGTCGGGTGAAGAGCCAAGCTGTGAACTAGCGACCAACGAGGCTGTGGACAGTGGAACTCTGCCCCTAAGTGTTGGGGTCGGGTGTGGAGTGGTCCTGTTCCTACTGATGCTTCTAGGAATCGTTTATCTGAGGCT ACGGAAAGCAACGCCTGTTAAGAACACGGAAAACATTGAGGGCGCCGAGCGAAAGGAAGATCAGAGCGCGGCGGTGATGAGCTACGCCACGTTGCACGACGCCAGCGGACGCCACATCTACGACCACGTTTCTGACAACGTGTACGACTCGCCTTACAGCGAACAGATAACTGACAACGTCGCGTACGGCAGACGAGGCGACACCGACTCCGCCTACGAGCCAGAGCCGACCGGACCCAATGCTGTCATCACCATCAACGGAGTCGCGGTGCGTTGA